A segment of the Macrotis lagotis isolate mMagLag1 chromosome 8, bilby.v1.9.chrom.fasta, whole genome shotgun sequence genome:
aaaaaacaaaaaactgtgtgtggtgggggggaaCCCACggatctaaaaaaaacacaaacatcaCAATTATCTTACTGGTTACCCATTTTGTATGGGGGATGCTGCATGAATCTGAACACCAATAAACTGAGATTGTGCATGAGGCGTGACTCCCTCGGCTCCCACTGTCCATCTGTCCGTCCGAGCCGGGCCAGCTGCCCCGCCCCGCGCCGCTGCGGCCCCAGGCACCCCCACTGCCACGACCCGGCGGCTCCCCGCAGCCCCCCTCTCCCGAGGCTCCTCCCCTCCTGATACATGGGTGGTGCTGCCTGCCCTGCCTGCCGCCTGGGCCGCAGTCAGGAGGGCGCTTTGCCAGGCCTAAAGCGGagtaagaaaaaaatggggaGACTGGTGTGGGCGCCCCCTCTCTCAAGACCCTCAAGACACCCAGCCCAGGTGAAGTCGTGGCTGGGAAGGAGCGGGGAGGGTGGAAGAGGagcgggggcggggggggcgggAGATGCCTATGCCAAGGATGTTGGCGCAGTACGCATGCGCGGCTTTGGCGGCCATCTTAACTCCTGGCAGACGCCAGACTGGCAGAATTATAGGGTTTTCCCCTGGGGGAGGCCTCGCGTCCTGCTCCAGGCGCATGCGCCTACAGTGGTCGGCACGGGGAGGTAAGGAAGGGGTGGGTTCGGCTACGGAGCCTGAAAGCGTATCGGCTGTCCCAGCTCGAGGAACAGGAACGCGGGTGGACAAAGCGTGGCCGTGGGGGGTGGTCCCGAGAGCGACTTCGCGGGCACCCGTGTGGATGCGCGCGCCGCAGCCGATGCGACAGAGCGGGGAGGGGGCGGAGCTAACGTGGGAAAAGCGCGCGCGCGAACTCTCCCGGTCCGGTCCGTGCCCGACCCGGGGGCAGAGGGGGCAGAGGGGGCAGAGGCAGGAGACGCCGCCCCGCCTAGGTGTGTGGCCTCCCCGCCCCACACGGCTTCCTGAGTGGGGGCCCGTGGCCCCGTGTCAGCTCTGAGGGCCGGGGGAGGGTCCCGGGCCGAGGGGGGAACGGAGGTGGGGAGctcggggggcgggggggggtggCCGCGCGCTGCCAGCCTGCAGCCCCCCTCAGATGCCCGGCTCGGGGGTGGGGAGCCCCGGGGCCCCCCGGCTGTCAGTCACCTGGGGCTTCCTCCCCCGCAGCTCCGGGGCCATGGAGGCCTTGGCGGCGGCCGGGGCCGCGGCGGAGCCCGGGGAAGGGGAGGTGACCTGCGGCCTGGAGGCCTTGAACGTGGAGGACCCTGCTGCGGGGGCCCCGGCCCGGACTGACCCGGCCCCGggggcggaggaggaggaggaggaggaggaggagggaagggagcgGGCCGGAGAGGAAGTCCAGGTGGAGGTGGAAACGGAGGAGCCCGCCCTGGAAGAGGCCCGCGGGGAGGCGGCCGGTACGTCCGAGGACGAGGAGGACGAGGAGGACGAGGAGGACGGCAAGGGGGACTGGTGTGTGCCCTGCAGTGATGAAGAGCTCGAGCTACCCCAGGATGGGGCGCCCTGGATGCCGCCCCCCGCCGAAATAAGAAGGCTCTACGAGTTGCTGGCCACCCGCGGGACCCTGGAGCTCCAGGCTGAGGTTCTGCCCCGAAGGCCCCCCACCCCGGAGGTCCAGAGTGAGGAGGAGAAGTCAGACGAAGAGCCtgaggcagaggaggaggaggaagaaaagtgaGTGGCAGCGCCCGGGGGACAAGGGGCAGGAGGGAAAGGCCCGGGCGCAGGGTGCAGGTGGCTCGTGGAGCACCTGTGGCCTTGGCAAACGTTTCCTCCGCAAGGGAGCAGGTGCAGTTGGTGACCCCCGCTTTACAGGTGAGGGGTAGTGACGTTATCCAGGGCCCTAGGCCCCCTAGACCGCAGGCCCAACAGTCTGTCTCACTTGACAGAGAAAGTAGGAGAAAAGGCCCGGCCACGCAGGCCAGAGAATGGAAAGCAGCGCAGGGGGATTAAGGGGCTGGGATTAAGAGAAAGCACCCCAGAAAGCAAACTGGGGGGAAAAGGGGTCCTGAGTGGAGGCAGCTCCCCACCGCCGCCCTCTCTTCCCCGCCCCAGACCTCACGTGCCCACAGAATTTGACTTTGATGATGAGCCCACGACGCCCAAGGATTCTCTGATTGACCGGAGGCGGACCCCAGGTACGGCCCCAGGAGAGGAGGGGCGGGCGGGGGGTTCCGAGGGAGCGCGcgtcccccccgccccccaagtCCGGCGGGGCGCGGGGTCCTCAGCCCTCCCGCCCCGTGCCCCCTCCAGGGAGCTCGGCCCGGAGCCAGAAGCGCGAGGCCCGCCTGGACAAGGTGCTGTCGGACATGAAGCGGCACAAGAAGCTGGAGGAGCAGATCCTCCGCACCGGCCGGGACCTCTTCAGCCTGGACTCGGAGGAGCCCTCGCCTTCCAGCACTCCGGTCCGGCCCACCGGGGGGGGCCTCTTCTTGAGGCAGAGGAAATACTGAGGGACCGGGGGGGGCTCCCCTCCGCAGCCCCCCGCCTGTGGTTGGCACTGAGGGCCTCCGTGCGCCCCAGCGGGGCTTGTGCCGGTCTTGGTGTCCAAATAAAGACTGCGGCTACCCCGCACCGCGCCGTCGTCCGCGCAGGGCACCCTCGCGtggggccgggcggggcggggccggatCCCCCtgggccgggcggggcggggcgccgccccccgccccccgcgggcCCGCCCCTCCTgggcccgcccccggcccgggcTGCCGGGAAGTCCTTACGGCGGGGGTGCGGGGTGAGCTCCGAGAGTCGGGCGTGAGGCGGCGGCCGGCGGGACCCCCTTGTGAGTACCCCCGCGCCCCGCCGACCAGCGGCCCCTGAACGGGTGGGGGAGGCTCTGGGGGCCCCGGAGAAGGCCCGACATGTAAGCCAGATCCCAGGGGCCCTGCCCTAGCCGGGGCCCGTGCTGGAAGAGCCGGAGGGCCCTGCCTGCGCCCCGCTCCCTCGTCTGTCCTTGGGGATCCACTCCCCGCCCCGGGGCCGGCGGGACTGAGGAGCGCCCCGTCCCCCAAGAGCTCCTGCTCTGCCCTCTGCCGAGACTGGGGATCAGCTGGGCCCAGGGGGAGGGCGACTCTGATTCTGGGACCTAAGGACCCCCTGTTAGCAGTCCTCCCCATCTTGCACCCGGTCTCAAATCAGTTCTAGATGGGGATGATGGAGAACTTTCACTAATCCAGTTTTTATCACTGCATTCTACCAGTTCTGTGTGATAAGAGGAAAGCTTGTGCTTCCTACGTGTTTCTTTTCCCTCTGTCTCCCCGAGGCCTGCCTTCGGGATCCGAGCCCTCCGGGGAATGTGTGTCCCCGGGCCCCACCCTTCTAATTAGGTTGCTCCACCTCGACTCCGTGGACTGGCCTAGAGTAAACTGGGAGCTAAAGGGCTGGGCCTTCGCAAAGCCTGTAACTGGATGCTGGGAGGAGCCTTAGAGAGAATCACTTTCTTTTGAGTGCAGAAAAGGAAAGCTAAAGAAGAGCCAAGAGCCCTGCTCCCGGGTTTGTGACTCCTAGTCCTGGCCCTCAGACCCCTCAGTTGGTTTCTCCAGAGTTGTCCGCTCCTTGTCAGTCCCCTCTTCCTCCACAGGAGTACTGTGGGCGGAGCTGGAGACTTCCAGTTTCAGACCTGACCCTCAGACCCGTGGTGGCCCGGTAATATGGGCCAAGTCATTTTGCTTCTATCAcactccattcattcctccttcCTCAGAGGGTTCTGGTTAGCTGTCACACGTTCGAAATGATAGCTTTTACtggctattataattatttgttgattaaCCCAAATGGAAACCAGCCCTCAGGAAGAAAAGCATTTTGACATAAACGCTCCcagcattcatttattcaacagaTGCCCCCAAAGTACCTATTATGGATGCAGAGatcaaaaagatatttaataGGATGTAATCCCTTCCAAAGGAAAGCTGTAAACAAGTAGTTCATGGACCTTTCAACAAAAGTTGAGTAAAGAAAGCATCTATTGTGTGTACTAGATCAAGAGAGAGCTGAGTCAGCAGAAGCAATAAGGaagtggacttgaaatcaggaaacaTTTACAATTAAATTGCCTACTATATACCAGTACTTTGTACTCAATACCAAGGCCCAGGGATCCCCTCACTCTTCAGGGGCTCCCAAGGGGAGATAGCATTAAAAACTATATACAGGGTAAATCGGAGGTAGAATTGAGGAGGACTGAGAAAGACCAACCTGTGgaaggtgagatttgagctgAGACTTTTAGGGAAGCCAGGAGAGAGAGCCAAAGAAAAATGGTATATTATCAGACAATCCCAGGAAGCCGAGGAAAAAGCACAAATTTGGGAGATGAGTATTTTGTGCAAGGAATAGCAAAGAGGCCATTGTCTACTGAATTTTTTAGAGTTAAATGGAAGCGAATAAAGATTAGAAAATCAGGAAGCAAGTTTGTAAAGGTCTTTAAAAGTCAGAGAGGCACTGGCCcccgagtcaggaggacccaagttcaaatttgacctcagacacttaattattacctagctgtgtgagcttaagcaagtcacttattcccattgccttgcaaaaagcaaaaaaaaaaaaaagttaaacagatGTAGGAGCCATTAGATTTGGTGGTGGGTAGGGAGAGTAACATGGTCAAATTTTCAAAGTTTTGTGATTGAGTGCAGGGTGAACTAGAGTGGGAAGAGACTGAATCAGGGAGACCGACCAGGAAGCAGTAGCTCAGATGATGAGGATCTGCACTGAGTGGTAGATGTGAAAGGAGACAGTACTGATTGTACAAGAGGGACAAAAGGTATCAGTGACAGTTTATCTTGTTCTCTATGGGAGAAGGTGTCCAGTAGACAGATGGAGATAGAAGACAGGAGGTCTTAAGGATGTTTCAgtcatttattagctttgtgaacCTAGGCTAATCTTTGTGACAGGTCCTATTCCTTGAAGGGAATAGCTCTTCCTCTACAGTATGGGAGTAAACTTTAAGTCAGAAGAATTTTAAATCAAGAGGAAAGTCATCTTTGGGGTAGTTGTTAGGCATTAATAGCATTTTTCCCTAGTAACCCTCTTGAGTTTCAGAAAGGGCCTTTGACAGCAATCTGAGCAAATGAAAGTACCCGTCCCAGGATTTATGATAGAAGGGCATTCTCCTCTTGCCTAGAACTAGGCAGGGCATTCCCTAGCTCTTAAGAAACCCATTTAGTGCCATCCCATCTTGGCCTCTTATCTGTCCTTTGGGACCACCTTCCCTTTGGGGTCAGCGGGACTAAGGAAAAATGCACTGAGCTCCAAAGAGCTCCAGCTCTGTTAAAGAGAGGactgattgggggggggggcatcattTTGGCAATTGGACAGCACTTTTCCTAAGGGGAAGGAAGACTGGGACCCTGGGACCTGAGGACACTGGACAGGCTTTATATATACCCATAGATTTTAGCAGTCACCTGACCTAAAATCCTCATCTTACACCTGGCTTTAAATCAGCCTTAGATGGAGATGAATGGGAGATTTCACTTAATACAATTTCTATAACTGATCCATTATGATAATAGGAACTCCTCTGGAAGCCTTCTCTGCTCCCTCTAATTTTACATTTCTGTTAAGATGCTATCCCAGGAGTCAGAGTCTTTTCTCATCTGACTAGTTTCACTAAAACAACTATCATGGGTGAAATGTAAAATAGCTGCAGAGACAAAGATTCAACTCCCAAGTATATCAATTTATTAAGTACAGCAAAGGGACCAGACCTCTTAAGCTTGTGTCACTAGACCCTGAATCCAGGAGGAGATGACTTTTGATGCATTAAAAGAAAACTTGCATATAAACTGGGATACAGAATCTAATTGGACAAAAGATAAGGGACTTTCCGAGTTAGATGGAGGAGATAGAACAGGTGTAATTTCCTGAAATCTGGAAAAGAGGTTTTCCCAACTCCCCGAGTGTCTCTATTCAGTCAAAGGAACAAGGAAACAGTAACTCATGGAGTGGTATTGGGCCAATGTTGTGATTTGTATTAGATGTATAATCTTCAGATCTTACTGGGTTTCTGGTCAGCATAACCTAGGTCCTTCTGAGCAGCAGGTCATGGTAGTCCAGATTCCCCGCCAAGAAGGATTAGAGTTAAATAATGCAATGAAATTTTCTCACAAGATAGAAACTGAATTAAACCTGTAATTGAATAAAAAGAGAAGTGAGCCAGATCTcaattgagtcacaagatggcTTCATCGTGGTTGACTCAATTACCACATCCTTTGTGTCTCACTTATCAGATAAAGGGGTTGGATTTACTGGCCTCAGAAGTccttttcaataataataaatctatGAGCCTGTGAACTTTAATATCACATATAGGGCTACATGTCTCTAAAAAGAgacaatatttcattaaaaatacacTAACAAAAGTATCAAGGACCATGTGAGATCCAAAGAGGAGGAATATAACAGTCAAGAAAGGGCAGAGAAAATAGTATAAGCAATGGTATAGTAGTGAGTATGTTGGGCAGAGACTGTAGTGAAGGCTAAGGCTGGTGCCAGATGGTGAAAGGCCTTGATTAACAGAAGTAATCCAGCCTTGACCAATATGGAACCACTGAAGACTTGGAAAAGAAGTGACCTGTGAGTATAGATTTGGTtctgggggaaagaaaaagaaaaccttagagGTCAGCTAATTAAACCCCTTCATTGtggagatgagaaaacagaagtggGGGGGGCGGGGTTAGGTCAAGTGAGCAAGTAGCAAAAACAGATTCAGCCATCTTTTACTATTCTATTCTCCTTTCTTGAACCACCAATTGTGCCTAAGGTTATTTTGGTGTTAAGGATGTATTTCTCTGGAGGAGAGAAAGTAAGGAAGTAAGACctattttttgtctctttgatAATAGAACAGGTAAGGAACTCCAGAGATCAACCCAACTCTAACTCGTTTGTCTCTCCAGGACActtctattctgtttttttgggatgcaaccaaagcaaTATTTGGGGGGAAAGTTTAAATCTCTAAATATAGAAAGAACAGAAACTGGGTGtgcaattaaaaatgaaaacaaaaaaataaacaaattaaaaatctccaattaaacatcaaaatggaaatcctgaaaatcaaaagagaaattaataaaattgaaagaaaaccattgaactaattaAACTAGGAGCCggtttttatgggaaaaaaagacaaacctttggttaatttgacctaaaaaatgaaataactaccAGTAATAAAAATGGATAGGGTGAATgcaccaccaatgaagatgaaattaaagcaatttgcaaaaaataaactgctcagattaagagaagaggaaataaaatacttaaagaaccctatcttaaaaaaaaaaaattaaacaagccatctgtgagctccctaagaaaaaaatccccaagaTCAGATGAGTTCAccaatgaattctaccaaacatttaagcaacaactattggaaaaataggtaaagaaggagTCTTACCAAATTCCTTTCAAGACACAAATgtgtgagggagaaaaaaaaaaaagaactatagatCATTTTCCCTAATATAAatagatgcaaaatttttaaataaaatactagcactGTATCACAAAGTTCCACTGCTATGTCcaggtaagatttttttctttttaccaggAATaaagagttggttcaatattaggaaaattatcggCATATAACAATAAACACAAATCATGATTATTGATGCAGAAAAGACCTTTGATGAGATATAACACccatttaaaaagttcaaaaaaaaaggtAGTAGCTATTTCAAATCAAAAGCAAGTATTATCTATAATGTAAAAACCTTCCCAAAAGCATAAGGAGTGAAGTAAGGGTGTCCATTATTATTTAGTATTGTACTAGAAATTCTAGCTACAGCAATaagtcaagaaaaaagaaattaaagaaataaaaataagcattgaGGAAACAAACCATCaccttttgcagatgatatgatgatatacttagggAACcctagaaaattaatttttaaaaactagttgaaataattaacaactttagcaacaTTGCAGATTATTATGCATAAATTTAGTAAAGGTAAACTGATACATCTATTCAAGCAAGATCAGTTAAAAGCCATTAGCTTCAATAAGAAGGGAATTACCTTCTTTATTGAGATATAGGAAAGAAGGAGCTCTTGGTAGTCATGCCACATTATAATTGGCACTACTAAGAAAATTCTTCTGGCATTCAGGTGAAACTCAGTCTCCTGTTGGAAgtcaacttttcatttttgtgatgTTTATCTGTCATGTCCAACACCTTTCCATTTCTATATGGAACAGAACATTCATGATAATACACTGGTCTGAGTTTTCAGAATAGGAtatagttaattttttaatttcttcataccTGAACGCTATCTTATTTTTGCCATCCTTCTCGGTGCCTACTTTTACAATGAAATCCCTAAGTATGAAATTTCTGTTGGCTTGGTTTGAAGTTCACCTTTCATAATGGGTGTCAATGTATCAGTTACATCACTGTCtaaatgatccttttttttttcttatggtcaTTAAGAACATCCGCAAGATGATGACATGGCCAAGTATCccatgaaatttttatttgtagTTGTCTTTGGGCACCTGATGAAACAATTTCTTCTGATTCCTTTATCTTTCCAAGAAGAATACATGAACCTTCCTTCCCATTTAACTTAACTCTTTTGCCCTcttgttttatttgattatatttgtCATTGACCATTGGACACAAAATCCCACATTTAGAATTATCTACTGTTGACTTCCTCTTTTTAAGTTTAAAGATTGTGTTTTTCAGAACCTTCTGCCTCCTTTTCTACCACTCTATGGGCATTTCTGTGGGGTCACACAAGACTGAGGAccattgtttgttttttctttcaaggttGCTTTTGCCAGAGAATCTTATCACCTATAAGGCAACCAGTTGGTGATGAGCCTCTCTATATGGTACTCAGTCACCAAAAACTGTACTGGAAGCCTTTCTAATATAGTAGAGCCTGCCAGAATTTAAGATTTATTGATAAAACCCTTAAAGAACCAGGATCACCTCTATAAAATAAGACATTAGAGAAggattttttatagttttattattttaaaaacttaggtggcagccaggtggcacagtagatagagcacaagccctagattcaggaggaccagagttggagttcaaatccagcctcagacagttaataattgcctagctgtgggatcttgggcaagtcacttaacctcatttccttaaataaataaaatttttaaaaaattataattgacaTTTCCTAAGGATAGGATTAGGAGAGAGCCTAGGATCCTAGGATTGTTAGGAATCTCAGtggtcatctggtccaatctATACGTGAACAGAATTTTCCAGATGGCATCCCTGACCAACATTCATCCACTGGAAGAAATATTCTCTTACCTCCTGCAACAATCTATTCCTCTTTTGAGTAATTCTTAATTGTTAGGGAGTTTTTACTTAAACTAAACTCTCGTTGAAGCATCTAATACCTGAGGTTACTCATTCCTCCCTTGTGAGGCAAGCAAAGCAAGCTTAATCCATAGCATTTCATATGACAgcctttaagtcttttttttttttaagttttttttgcaaggcatatggggttaagtggcttgcccaaggccacacagctaggtaattattaagtgtctgaggccggatttgaactcaggtactccggactccagggccagtgctttatccactgtgccacctagccaccccaacagccTTTAAGTCTTAAAGATAGATATCTTGAATTCTTAAAAACCTTAATGCCAATTGAGGAGGTACTGGGGAAGAAAGAGACCTTAAACAGTATGaagttatttattttgcttttgaggcagttgaggttaaatgactaaaTCAGAgttacacagtaagtgtctgaggccagagtttaATCCAGggcctcctgattcctgggccagtgttctatccactgtaccacctagttgccttttatttttgttttgttgcttttttgttaAAAAGGGAAGCAACAGAAGTTTCCCCGGAGCCTTAAACCCTTTTTACTTCAAGCTTTTCTATTCggttctcttcctcccttcatttttttccctctgctccCAGCAGCCCCTTCCCTATCACTCATTTgtgttcttttttcctccataCCAGGGATCCTATATTAACCACTCCTCATTCTGAAATCACCATGGCAAATAAAGGCGATTCCATCATTCGAATACCCCCATACCACTTCATCCATGTGCTTGACCAGAATAGCAATGTGTCCCGTGTGGAAGTTGGACCCAAGACTTACATCCGGCAGGACAATGAAAGGTCAGTATGAATTAAGGAAACACTGTGTCCTGAcaaggaaagagatggaaaaaaggaagatctGGGCATGAGAAGGTTAGAAATGCTTATTGATCTGGCTAAACCCTCTCCAGATCATTCATCTGTCCTTATTTCCAGGTGGGAGGGATACTTTTCTCAAGCCAGTGTGTGGGCAGGAAGAAGGTATATATCTGCCTGGGTGAGAAGagtgagaggaggaagggaaggtctTTGCaatctcttcattctttccttctattcCCCAGGATACTGTTTGCCCCTGAACATATGGTGACAGTACCACCACGACATTACTGCATTGTAGCTAACCCTGTAGCCCGGGATAAAGCAGGTTCTGTACAGTTTGATGGGGTTTCAGGACAAGTACGACTTCGACATGCAGACCTGGAGATCCGGCTGGCTCAGGAACCTTTCCCCCTGTACCCAGGGGAGAAGCTGGAACAGGTACCCAGAATATCTCCTATATATATCCTTGCTCTGCCAGGTCTAGAAGACAAAGGAAAGTTGGtgttgggtg
Coding sequences within it:
- the PAGR1 gene encoding PAXIP1-associated glutamate-rich protein 1 isoform X1, whose translation is MPGSGVGSPGAPRLSVTWGFLPRSSGAMEALAAAGAAAEPGEGEVTCGLEALNVEDPAAGAPARTDPAPGAEEEEEEEEEGRERAGEEVQVEVETEEPALEEARGEAAGTSEDEEDEEDEEDGKGDWCVPCSDEELELPQDGAPWMPPPAEIRRLYELLATRGTLELQAEVLPRRPPTPEVQSEEEKSDEEPEAEEEEEEKPHVPTEFDFDDEPTTPKDSLIDRRRTPGSSARSQKREARLDKVLSDMKRHKKLEEQILRTGRDLFSLDSEEPSPSSTPVRPTGGGLFLRQRKY
- the PAGR1 gene encoding PAXIP1-associated glutamate-rich protein 1 isoform X2 — encoded protein: MEALAAAGAAAEPGEGEVTCGLEALNVEDPAAGAPARTDPAPGAEEEEEEEEEGRERAGEEVQVEVETEEPALEEARGEAAGTSEDEEDEEDEEDGKGDWCVPCSDEELELPQDGAPWMPPPAEIRRLYELLATRGTLELQAEVLPRRPPTPEVQSEEEKSDEEPEAEEEEEEKPHVPTEFDFDDEPTTPKDSLIDRRRTPGSSARSQKREARLDKVLSDMKRHKKLEEQILRTGRDLFSLDSEEPSPSSTPVRPTGGGLFLRQRKY